Below is a window of Streptomyces qaidamensis DNA.
CCTCATCTCACGCGCCCCGGCGGGCGGGCTGCGGTGCCGGGTGGGCGGCGTCGAGTTCCTCGATCGCGCGCAGGACGCCCCCGAGGGTCTTCACCAGCAGCTCGCCCATGGTGTCGCGGGGCAGCTCGGGGCGGTCGATCCATTCGAGCGTGGCGCCCTCGACACTGCACACCCAGGACAGCAGGCCCATCCGTGCCAGCGCGGTGACGTCGGCACGGCCGTACGCACCCTCGGCGATGGTGGTCACGACGGCCTCGCGCACTCCGTCACGGATGGCGTGCACCTCGGTGTCGAAGCCGACTCCGCCGCTCACGATCGTGCGATACGCGGCCTGGTTGTGCTCGGCGTAGCGCAGATAGCTGTCGATGGTGCGCTGCACCCGGTCGACCGGGGGCAGTTCCAGACCGCTCGCGGCCAGGGTGAGCAGCTCGGTGACCGAGTCCTGGATGATGGCCAGGTAATAGCCGCGCTTGGACTGGAAGTAGTAGTAGATCAGCCCCTTGGCGACGTGCGCCTGCCGGGCGATGTCATCCATCGACAGAGCGTCGTAGGACGTGTCGGCGAACAACCTCCGCCCGATGGCGATGAGTTCGGCACGGCGCGCCATCGAGCGCTCGGTACCGCGGGCCCTGGGACGCGCGGCGGGCTGGGGGCTGATATTCAATTTCGACCCTGGTCTCAACGGGCGGGGTGGGACTTCCGCAGTATGGCAGGCCCCACTCCCGGTCCGTGGGTCAGGTCACAGCAGCCCGAGCTGGGTCACGAGCATCGCCACGACCACGACGAGGGCCCAGCCCATGAGGTGCTCGACGATCTTCGGACCGTCGTCCTGAGGGCCGCCGGTGCGGACGCGTGGGGCGGTGACTGAGTGCGCGGTCATGGCTTCTCGCTCATTCGGTGGTACGGACGGACTCCCCCGGAGTTCCGTCCACCTTGCCACCGGAAGTGGCTTTTGTGGCCGAGAGCTTGCTCACACGCGCACGCCCACGGCCGCCAGCGCCCTGCTCTGGGCCGCGCTCGGGCGCGCCGGGAAGTACAGGTAGCAGACGCCGCCCGTGCCCGAGACGACCTTGCCGGAGGCGTTGTACCGCTTGGTGCGGAGCCAGATGTTCTCCCACTCGCGCCGCCGGTAGACGCGGCGTACGGCCTCGTTGCTCGCCGAGAAGGGGTCGTTGGCGATCACGTCGCCGTCGGCGGTGAAGCCGACGACGGTCATCAGGTGCCCGGCGGTGCCGTAGCCGGCGCCCGTGAGCTCCCCCTTCAGGAACGACTGGGACGTTATGGCCGGGATGCCCGCGGCGATCAGCGTCTCCAGTTCGGTGAGCGAGCCGAGCCGGGTGACCACGCCCTGCAGATCATTGAACGTGGCCGCGTAGGCGGCGTTGAACGGCCAGTTGCCGCAGCCCCCGTACTGGTAGTCGTAGGTGAAGCGGGCCGCGTGGCAGACCTGCGGGTCTGCGTACGAGGGATCGACCCAGGCCAGCTGGGCGTCGGTGAGCCGCCCGCCCCAGTACTCGATGATCATCTGGGAGGACGTCGGGCTGCACCAGGCCTCGCCGCCGTTGTCGTACTCCGGGTACTGGCCCTTGTGGATCTCCTGCGAGTAGCGCGGGACGGCCAGTTCCTTCGCGAGGCCGGGCACGGACGCCGGGACGGTGAACCGGTCGGGCACGTCGGAGCCCATGACGCCGAGCCGCCACACGGTGGGGGTCGCCTTGGTGCCGGGCTTGCGGTAGAGGGTCAGGCGCAGCCGGTACGACATGAGGCGCAGGCCGGTCGACGCGTCGTCGATCGCCAGGGTGTCGGTCCAGACCGTGCTCTTGCCGTCGCTCTGGTCGTCGACCG
It encodes the following:
- a CDS encoding peptidase C39 family protein, whose protein sequence is MRRAEPPSRRTVLAAAVAAAVTAGTGPAAADPEAPVTTDATDPARLLPARTVDNRAWVSYGDWRGGTAKGTGAVAGTRPGLAIAKPAGTASYTDPHTGKTAEWQYGTWTSPVHRLAVPATEAIVSWNARTPAGTWIRIEIKGTYTDGTSTPWYVVARWAAGDQDIRRTSVDDQSDGKSTVWTDTLAIDDASTGLRLMSYRLRLTLYRKPGTKATPTVWRLGVMGSDVPDRFTVPASVPGLAKELAVPRYSQEIHKGQYPEYDNGGEAWCSPTSSQMIIEYWGGRLTDAQLAWVDPSYADPQVCHAARFTYDYQYGGCGNWPFNAAYAATFNDLQGVVTRLGSLTELETLIAAGIPAITSQSFLKGELTGAGYGTAGHLMTVVGFTADGDVIANDPFSASNEAVRRVYRRREWENIWLRTKRYNASGKVVSGTGGVCYLYFPARPSAAQSRALAAVGVRV
- a CDS encoding TetR/AcrR family transcriptional regulator; protein product: MNISPQPAARPRARGTERSMARRAELIAIGRRLFADTSYDALSMDDIARQAHVAKGLIYYYFQSKRGYYLAIIQDSVTELLTLAASGLELPPVDRVQRTIDSYLRYAEHNQAAYRTIVSGGVGFDTEVHAIRDGVREAVVTTIAEGAYGRADVTALARMGLLSWVCSVEGATLEWIDRPELPRDTMGELLVKTLGGVLRAIEELDAAHPAPQPARRGA
- a CDS encoding SCO1431 family membrane protein, translated to MTAHSVTAPRVRTGGPQDDGPKIVEHLMGWALVVVVAMLVTQLGLL